From one Fibrobacter sp. genomic stretch:
- the mutS gene encoding DNA mismatch repair protein MutS, whose amino-acid sequence MQQYYDIKAQNPGCILFFRMGDFFELFEEDAVIASKILGITLTSRNNGASGATPLCGFPHHAAERYVPKMVAAGYRVAICEQVEDPKLAKGIVKRDIVEIISAGTAMNEANLDAKEANYLCAYIPGTFEEKSEGKGAEEAAVFAIADVTTGYLATCKSSVQAFECEFCRRMPKEILVPEGTKIPAGVMDLVKSENILITELPAFQFGEEAARDTLFSHFKVEALDGLGLDGRPEETSVTGAMLQYLMYQKKSELSHFTALEILNLDDYMTLDPSTLRNLELVRPLNADDISSTLCYVLDFTVTAMGGRTLKDWVSHPLISVDRIKEREEAVDELVNNPVALDELKESLTSILDMERLMGRVGSGRANARDLAGMGRSLAQASKVAEVLEGLRSPIFEPMREALIRAQGRGEELLNQFNEDLPLTVREGGMIREGANAELDAMNADIKDRRQWIASLESREKERLGIPSLKVGYNKVFGYYIEVTRAAMAKATNPIPDEYIRKQTTVNAERYITPEMKECESIISNAEVNIHALEYKIFSELRDRVNSWRAELQEIANAIARVDTLYSFGRAARKYNYVCPEVFEGSGIEIKGGFHPVIVAVNPDLDFISNDVTLSPEATRLMLITGPNMAGKSTYLRQTGLIVLMAQIGCFVPAESARIGVVDRIFTRVGASDRLSRGLSTFMVEMIETANILRNATAHSLVLLDEIGRGTSTFDGLSIAWAIVETLHDEPARAALTLFATHYHELTGLVEDLEHAGNYQVAVQEKGDKLIFLHKILEGACDSSYGIHVAEMAGLPNNVLRRARKILMRLEKHKIDPSDEAANKKLKEKPQVDLFAPPDESTMLLKEEVRRLRPEEMTPMQALQYLMDLKENYGNN is encoded by the coding sequence ATGCAACAGTATTACGATATCAAGGCGCAGAACCCTGGTTGTATTCTGTTCTTTAGAATGGGTGACTTCTTTGAACTTTTCGAAGAAGACGCTGTTATCGCTTCTAAGATTTTGGGCATTACCTTGACCAGCCGCAATAACGGCGCGTCCGGTGCAACGCCCCTTTGCGGCTTCCCGCACCACGCTGCTGAACGTTATGTTCCCAAGATGGTTGCTGCTGGTTACCGTGTGGCTATTTGCGAACAGGTGGAAGACCCGAAACTCGCCAAGGGGATTGTCAAGCGCGACATTGTGGAAATCATCAGTGCCGGTACCGCTATGAACGAAGCTAACCTGGATGCCAAGGAAGCAAACTACCTTTGCGCCTACATTCCGGGAACCTTTGAAGAAAAATCCGAAGGCAAGGGCGCCGAAGAAGCCGCCGTGTTTGCCATCGCCGATGTGACCACCGGTTATTTGGCAACTTGCAAGAGTTCTGTGCAGGCTTTTGAATGTGAATTCTGCCGTCGCATGCCCAAGGAAATTCTCGTTCCCGAGGGAACCAAGATTCCGGCAGGCGTCATGGATCTGGTAAAGTCCGAAAATATTTTGATTACGGAGTTGCCTGCTTTCCAGTTTGGGGAAGAAGCTGCCCGCGATACTTTGTTCAGCCACTTCAAGGTGGAAGCCTTGGACGGCCTCGGTCTGGATGGCCGCCCCGAAGAAACTTCTGTGACTGGCGCCATGCTTCAGTACCTTATGTACCAGAAGAAATCCGAGCTGTCTCATTTTACAGCTCTCGAGATTTTGAATCTGGACGACTACATGACGCTGGATCCCAGCACCTTGCGTAACCTGGAACTGGTGCGCCCGCTGAACGCCGACGACATCAGCAGCACCCTCTGCTATGTGCTGGACTTTACCGTTACCGCCATGGGTGGCCGTACTTTGAAGGACTGGGTCAGCCATCCGCTGATTTCCGTGGACCGCATCAAGGAACGCGAAGAAGCCGTTGACGAACTGGTGAACAATCCTGTTGCCCTTGACGAACTGAAGGAATCCCTCACTTCCATTTTGGATATGGAACGTTTGATGGGCCGTGTAGGCTCTGGCCGCGCCAACGCTCGTGACTTGGCTGGTATGGGCCGCTCCCTGGCTCAGGCTTCCAAGGTGGCCGAAGTTTTGGAAGGTTTGCGTTCACCCATTTTCGAACCTATGCGTGAGGCTTTGATTCGCGCCCAGGGCAGGGGAGAGGAACTTCTCAACCAGTTTAACGAAGACCTGCCTTTGACTGTCCGCGAAGGCGGCATGATTCGTGAAGGTGCCAACGCCGAGTTGGACGCCATGAATGCCGACATCAAGGATCGTCGCCAGTGGATTGCTTCCCTTGAATCTCGCGAAAAGGAACGCCTGGGAATCCCCAGCCTGAAGGTGGGGTACAACAAGGTCTTCGGTTACTACATCGAAGTGACCCGCGCCGCCATGGCCAAGGCGACGAATCCCATTCCCGACGAATATATTCGTAAGCAGACCACGGTAAATGCCGAACGCTACATCACTCCGGAAATGAAGGAATGCGAATCCATCATCAGCAACGCCGAAGTGAACATCCACGCTCTGGAATACAAGATTTTCTCTGAACTCCGTGACCGCGTCAACTCCTGGCGTGCAGAACTTCAGGAAATTGCCAACGCCATTGCCCGCGTGGATACGCTGTACAGTTTCGGCCGCGCCGCCCGCAAGTACAACTACGTCTGCCCCGAAGTTTTCGAAGGCTCCGGCATCGAAATCAAGGGCGGTTTCCATCCGGTGATTGTTGCTGTAAATCCCGACCTGGACTTCATCAGCAACGACGTAACGCTGTCGCCGGAAGCTACCCGACTGATGCTTATCACCGGCCCCAACATGGCTGGTAAATCTACGTACCTGCGTCAGACCGGCCTCATTGTGCTGATGGCGCAAATCGGCTGTTTCGTGCCTGCGGAATCTGCCCGCATTGGCGTTGTGGACCGCATCTTTACCCGTGTGGGTGCCAGCGACCGCCTGAGCCGCGGCCTTTCTACCTTCATGGTGGAAATGATCGAGACCGCAAATATTTTGCGTAACGCCACCGCCCACAGCCTGGTGCTGCTTGACGAAATCGGACGCGGTACCAGTACCTTCGACGGCCTCTCCATTGCCTGGGCTATCGTGGAGACTTTGCACGACGAGCCGGCCCGCGCTGCCCTAACGCTCTTTGCCACCCACTACCACGAATTGACTGGCCTGGTGGAAGATCTGGAGCACGCCGGCAACTACCAGGTAGCCGTTCAGGAGAAGGGCGACAAACTGATTTTCCTGCACAAGATTCTGGAAGGCGCCTGCGACTCCAGCTACGGTATCCATGTGGCTGAAATGGCTGGCCTTCCCAACAACGTGCTGCGCCGCGCCCGCAAGATCTTGATGCGTCTTGAAAAGCACAAGATTGACCCCAGCGACGAAGCCGCCAACAAGAAGTTGAAGGAAAAGCCTCAGGTTGATCTGTTCGCTCCTCCCGACGAAAGCACCATGCTCCTGAAGGAAGAAGTTCGCCGCCTCCGTCCCGAAGAAATGACCCCCATGCAGGCTCTCCAATACCTCATGGACTTGAAGGAGAACTACGGGAACAATTAA
- the scpB gene encoding SMC-Scp complex subunit ScpB, whose translation MAEDQNIDDLAEESAELPKVESQEDLARIIQALVFASPDIVTLKKLREILGDFLDARLVSDALIAANDSLNKINSPFEIVEQAGGYRFRTRAKYYPWVRKLFPEANARRLSQAALETLAVIAYQQPITKAAIEQVRGVSSVDGPIRNLLDKGFIALGSRAETVGNPYTYVTTQEFMKYFGINRIPEDLPRLREFSELLEAGALVPQYAKPESIAAEEPVEPEENPDQVELSMGDL comes from the coding sequence ATGGCAGAAGATCAGAACATCGATGATTTGGCCGAAGAATCGGCGGAACTCCCGAAAGTTGAAAGCCAGGAAGATCTGGCTCGCATTATCCAGGCATTGGTTTTTGCCTCTCCGGATATTGTGACTTTAAAGAAGCTGCGCGAAATCCTTGGCGATTTTTTGGATGCTCGTCTGGTGTCCGATGCCTTGATTGCCGCCAATGATTCCCTGAACAAGATTAACTCTCCCTTTGAGATTGTGGAACAGGCTGGCGGTTATCGCTTTAGAACTCGAGCCAAGTATTATCCCTGGGTACGCAAGCTGTTCCCCGAGGCAAATGCCCGCCGCTTGAGCCAGGCCGCTTTGGAAACCCTGGCCGTGATTGCCTACCAGCAGCCCATTACCAAGGCCGCCATTGAACAGGTCCGTGGCGTTTCTTCTGTGGATGGTCCTATCCGTAACCTGCTGGACAAGGGCTTTATTGCTCTGGGCTCCCGCGCCGAAACGGTGGGCAACCCTTACACTTATGTTACCACTCAGGAATTCATGAAGTATTTCGGAATCAACCGCATTCCCGAAGACTTGCCGCGCTTGCGTGAATTCAGTGAACTTCTGGAAGCCGGAGCCTTGGTGCCCCAGTACGCCAAGCCGGAATCCATTGCCGCCGAAGAACCCGTTGAGCCGGAAGAAAACCCGGATCAGGTTGAACTTTCCATGGGAGATCTGTAA